The sequence below is a genomic window from Harmonia axyridis chromosome 1, icHarAxyr1.1, whole genome shotgun sequence.
CACTACAGGTGGTCCGGAAGAAAcagcaaattttttgaaataacctttaaaaaatgtcaattttttcgaatagcATGTCCTACTTTTTTGCCTGTCGGATATCCTAGTGATAAATCTCCATTTTGTCTTTAGACATGTTCTGCCTGAaacgaataattttcaaaatgcttcgtaTTTCTTGTTTTGTACTTGGGCTGGCAGTAGGCTTGTCAAGCATACAATTTCAAAGATATAAGATGACTCGACTTTACAAAAAATCCACttataatatcaattaaagataAAAAAGCCAAATCAAAGCAAtcgtcaaaatattcaaaaaacatccGTTTTTACAAAATGAATTGGAGACCACTTGAACAAACAGAAACATGGTGAAAGTGAGTGAATGACTACATATTCTCAGCTGAAAATGTCTCATCAATATTTAGTGCTCATATAATCTGCTtagatgtctgcaaacttttttcgAATCGAACTACACCTCATTTCAATCAtattaaaattatcaaaaaagtttGCTGACATCTAAGTAGATCCTGTTTTCTCCCATGGTCTCCATTTAATTTTGTCGAAACgaatgtttcaaaatatttttaaggTTTCTTTGATCAACCAATAACTatgacatcataataaatcTCAAAACTCAAGTTTGTGGTATCCACAGTCGCATAAATGAACGAGATTTAAGAGGCTCCTAACGCCAAGTCAGTGGttctttttttgattttcattcaaTCTTGTGTTCCAAATCGGAATATTCTCATCGAGGTTTTTCGAAAACAAATATGACAAATATAATTCAACCAATATTCGaatgaaaaagaataaaaacaaaaatatttcaatattctattcgAAAAAACATTGACTCTGACAGGAATCACTACAATATCAAATCagtaaaatattaaattcatcTTCGCTGAACAATCTTCACTTCGAAATGACTGCAATAAACAAGTTCATCTCCATCATAAGCTTGACTTGTTGACTTCCAAATGCCAGTTGGGACTGGTACGAATTTGAAAACATCTTCGCTCAATTGATATTCTGCTTTATAATTACCCTGAATcattaaaaaattggaaaatatcatcaataacaattttcattttatattcttaaaaaaattccTACAAAAgctcaccatttttttcatcaatatctcCACTCAATGAGAGAAAAACTAACCTCACCTAGAAGCACTGAATTTGATTCGAATACAATAACTTATTTGTAcgcatatactaactgacaaagaaactgcaacacccagaaggagttgtttaatttttcaatttttttttgtagaacatagatagtatagcaaggagtaaatgattgaatcaggagaaaaaaatcgtgaaggttttttcatgtgaacaatttttgttacttaaatattgtagtcgttttttgcaagctttttaaattttacaacaaaccagctgttcgtggagatccaaagtcgatttttagttgttaaaatgcctagagcacgtgtatcTACGCAGGATTTATCGCcaactaagtgaatttgaaagaggtcgaaatATTGGCCtatgggaggcggggttgttatttcgagaaatcgctgaGTTTTGTTTTCGATTTTCAGATTTAGATGAGATCCTATGTTTTTGGAAATTGGGGCCGAAATGCATTCTATCAAATTATCAGGTTATATTGAAATTTCCACAAGCAATATCAAAGAATCGTAAAGAAAATTATCAACCAAAATATCCACTCACAGGTTTGATCGGACACTCAAGTTTTGGATCAAACGCATCGATCAGAGAGCTCCATGCTTGCCCCTTCTGATTCAACTTCAAACATAAATCTCCAGTTTTGAAGTCCTTGACGAAATATTCACAGGAATTTTGGGAACCTGAGAGATCACACTTAACCAAAGTCGTTACACCCTGCAAAGAAACAAGTTATGAAGAAAACAGTTTAGTTTGGTCAAACGTTGGAGTGAACTGAACAAAACCTACTCacgaaaaatgtttttatttcctttttgacagtaaaatgcATTTCCATAGTACGATTGTTTTTGCCATGAACATGCTTGGTGGAGTTTGTCATAAGAACTGCAGTGGTGTCATCACAGGACTTTATAACAGTCACATCGAAAATTCTTGCTCCCTTAAAATTTAATAAAGTAGGTTTGTCATTTTACTCAAATATCATCTACCTGCGtatctgtgaaaatattcaaaagcaccaatataaaaatgaatcggGAAGTACAATTCTCCATTGTTTCGATCGaagattatttcaatataattcagAAGCACACAAATCTGTTTCAGCAATATGCAAGATtaaaataattacataatttGCATATGCTGTTGCCGCTTGATGAACATCTGATCGAAACTATTCGATAGTGTTCATCGAAATTAGATCCACTCGACAAAATTAATTACTTAATGATGATTATATGTAAACTAATGACAAAATTACAATGATTATTATCCCTAATCATAACGGTTGAATATGAGacgtgaaatattttttggaatgaaatgaaatattttgggGAAATCATTGTTGGAAGTCCaaacaaacattatttttcactgTTCACATTTTCAGACAAATTTTGACGCTTTTCATTACCTAAAATTTAAACGATATAACCCTAAACAAAATTCGATTATCGGATGTTCTACACTGGAAAATCTTGGCAGAAACTGGTATTAAATTATGATCATTATATACTTCATTTGCTcgaatatatatacagggtgttcctaaattgaacgtacaaacgaaaaggggagattccttaagtgagtttaagaaaaaaaagtcccataaacatggggtcgcaaacgtttcgttttcgagatacagagtgttgaagtttgaatttttttcaagtttttttctcatagtatctacacttcacaaggtattcaactgaaatttggcatagatattacatttgagagttctcaccacgtgacatggcaatttcgatagaagatctacagggtgatattttttctggaacactgccaactgttcttctgcagaacttttttttagtgagcaactgttaatttgaaaaaatgtgaaaagaagctttgttcttatactgaacttttcggtctcttgtagttttgtcgtatctaccaacgatttcgagaaaaaaaattttgaacgatcCTTTCGAAATCCtcgtgaaaatccaaattatgatgggaaggccactttgtaagctgtggtgaatgaattcagtgtcagtttttatggaaattttcctgatctgtagcgatgattcataaagattcgataaactcgtataatcaacacaaaaaatttattacaacaagaaacactctctatctcgaaaacgaaacgtttgcgaccccatgtttatgggacttttttttcttaaactcacttaaggaatctccccttttcgtttgtacgttcaatttaggaacaccctgtatatacctaTGTAAATGTTTAGCATCGCCGATAAAAAAGAATTCCGTAATAGAACTGGTATATAAGTTTTTTCAAGAATAAGAGTGTGACTTCTCATGACAACACTGGATGTTCAAATTTCAGTCGTGccacaaaaacaatttttttccgaaCAGAACATGCTATTTAAAGAAAGAACGGCTTTGAAGCAATAGATTAAGAGAGTTTGAAAAAAAGCAGCGCATATTATATATAGGTATTGCAATATtggatttaattttgaatataccGCTATCTGGACTGGTGTCACATTTGAAGCTGtctttttttttgacatctGATAAGTTAATACTACGCTCCAACAATGCACTCAAATTCtttaaattcactacaaaaaaagtgaaaactttGCAGTCTCAATTCGCTAAACTGAAGCACTCTCAGGTcgttgtgaagcaccttcttaTCCGGTAAtagtgaaattgaattttttatcatctgttattattatttcttccgggaactgcgtacaaattgatattttattctCAACCCAAGCTATTCATGCAAACCCAAGGAGGCCATAGGTACTGCTAACGAAGCCGGCGATATCTCTAGGAGCCTTTCctgttacttcgtgagtatccaggactgacTTTCCTATATgcgtggttcttaggccagtcaactTAGTCAACCCTGGACATTTGCGCACTATGTTTTCCTATTTCTACCACCTTTCCACAGAGTCTGAAAATCCCATCTGCTGACtcacccatgcggtacaaaggGTATTTGCACCGagagtgtcctgtcagcagtcccaccattactcgaagctcagctcgtggtagatTCAAGAGCTTCCTGCTATAGGTcgatgaaagcaccacaaatttctttgccttaGCAAGACCAGCAGTGTTCCTCCATAAAGTTATTCCATCGttcaactcccattgttggaccgttgccttatattggtcttttccagaCCCTCAGAAAGACCCAACATCAACAGGTTAATGTTCGTTTCGCAAAATCATCGGcttttttgtttctttcaataccacaatgccctggTAGCTATATCCATGTAATACCTGTGTTGTATATGGTACTGgtccacggacagccaaactacgctgagatccctggaatcgtattgccaggggtctctgctgtcttgggagtgccgtaacaccataaagcaactgtcCAGAGGCAATAAGGTGACTTTACTATGGgaaccagggcactgtggggttgaaggaaatgaaaaagctgatgaacttgcaaaaagtacATCAAGGTttacacctgctggacctgagcttttctgtgggctaggaaaagaccaatataaagctgcggtccagctatgggagttgaacaacaggataatccactggactaacactcttagactTGTTCAGGTAAAGCAAGTCGTGACgttttcacctacctacgccaaaaagctcttgaagctgtcacgagccgagcttcgggtgatggtgggactgctgctgacggggcactgtcagTACAAACATAATttgtatgggaaagtcagcagacgagatttgcagaatctgtggatcagaagcagaaacaaccgaacacatggtatgcgagtgtccggagctggctggcttaagaaccattcacatgggtaagccggtcctggataccagagaggtaacggccaaggcccctaaggaggttgtcagtttgaTTAACGTCATTGATGACCTCCTTGGggttccatgaatgagtagggtagagaacaaaggatctacatggtcgcagttcctggaaggcttaccgaatcaaaacgaccccagttcaaaataataataataatatggtattGGTACGTAATATTCGGCACTTTTCAGAATAACATTACCTGAAATTGAATGATAACTGAAAtagaattttccttttctgaaataCAGTTTGctgtttctgaaattcaattcactATTCTGAACTACGACTTTGGTATTCTGAATTCCAACTTCCTGATCTGAGTGTCAATTTCGTATTTCTTAAATTAGATTAACTATTTTGatatcaaatttttgttttttgaattacaatttcaataTCTGAAACTAaactttgattttctgaattacaattgaaaaaggtATAGTTCAGAACTGCACTGAAAAGTGCATATAATCAAATTTAATCTTACACGTGATGGACGAAGATTCCCCAAGAGTTATAAGTTTTCTCCCTATTTTCTAGCTTTACAAGGGGCTTAATCTTCCTCTGTCCAGTCTGAAATAAGTCCTGAGAGCAGATTTGACCGCTCCACTGGTCACGGATGAGCTTGAGCCCCTGCAGGGATGAAATTATTCCGAAAAAACTAGTTAAATTTACATGAATATAAGAGTCGAAAAGCAACAGACTGGCAAAGGCCGTAGGTCATTTAAACCACGTCAGTCAAATCTGTTGTTCGCGTTTGTTAGAGGAATAGACCTGGAGTATCTTTTGAATTCGATGAAAGGAGGGATATTCGTTTGGAAACGCTTGATTTTCTTTTTTACCTTCATCACCAGGTCGGTTAGGAAACGTTTATAAAGTAGAactttttgttgaagaaataACTCGTCTCACTAAACAGGAATGTTTATTGGTAAAcattatatttctttttttttgtcaaaactgCTCAATACTGCATTGTGTTTTCCTTAGATAAATGGTTAGAGAAAAATTAATCGTatagttctgaaaaaaatatctaaatttttTTGAGCACTTGATCATTCAAGCCCTAAAAACACC
It includes:
- the LOC123671150 gene encoding uncharacterized protein LOC123671150 — protein: MENCTSRFIFILVLLNIFTDTQGARIFDVTVIKSCDDTTAVLMTNSTKHVHGKNNRTMEMHFTVKKEIKTFFGVTTLVKCDLSGSQNSCEYFVKDFKTGDLCLKLNQKGQAWSSLIDAFDPKLECPIKPGNYKAEYQLSEDVFKFVPVPTGIWKSTSQAYDGDELVYCSHFEVKIVQRR